In Amphiura filiformis chromosome 2, Afil_fr2py, whole genome shotgun sequence, one DNA window encodes the following:
- the LOC140137300 gene encoding cytochrome P450 2J4-like — MVLEYISDYINLCSVLLCSALFLFMAWLFRRPSNMPPGPWSVPILGSLPYLVLAKYMSPMETHRMFEAIARKYGNIFSLNAFGYHVVVLNTYEAIKEAFQNPLLNDRPSNTLGDDIEPGVISASGESWKQQRHFSLSTLRGFGVGKRSFEEKISEETKALLDELKRRQDQPFDPQYLIVSAVSNVICAVIFGQRYEYTDEDFKELLANLNQRVKIVGSGGLLLLISFMKYVRPELFRLYKENRERQIQFINKVINEHRIHHDSEHPRDFIDVYLTEIEKNKESLQSHLNERTLIITTMQLFGAGSETTATTLRWVILYMMAYPDIQRQVQQEIDSEVGRDRLPKLSDIPNLPFTGAVLLEIQRIVTAVPSGVVHTAAEATMLNGYTIPKGTFLFSNLWSVHHDPNLWKDPFQFNPARFLDPSGNVVHRPELIPFSTGRRICLGENLAKMEIFLFFTHMIH; from the exons ATGGTACTGGAATATATCTCTGATTACATCAATCTTTGTTCAGTTCTGTTATGTTCTGCATTATTCCTCTTTATGGCATGGCTCTTCAGACGACCATCCAACATGCCACCAGGACCATGGAGTGTTCCGATTCTCGGGTCACTGCCGTACCTTGTACTTGCTAAGTACATGTCTCCAATGGAAACACACCGAATGTTCGAGGCTATTGCACGCAAATACGGAAATATTTTCAGCCTGAATGCATTTGGTTATCATGTCGTTGTGTTGAATACCTACGAAGCCATCAAAGAAGCATTTCAGAACCCATTGCTGAATGATAGACCAAGTAATACACTGGGAGACGATATAGAACCTG GAGTTATTTCTGCTTCCGGTGAATCATGGAAACAACAGCGGCACTTTTCACTGAGTACCTTGCGTGGCTTTGGCGTTGGAAAGAGAAGTTTCGAAGAAAAGATATCAGAGGAAACCAAAGCTCTCCTTGATGAACTCAAAAGACGTCAAGATCAACCATTCGATCCTCAATATTTAATCGTGAGTGCTGTATCGAATGTGATATGTGCGGTGATTTTTGGTCAACGCTATGAATACACGGATGAAGATTTTAAGGAACTTCTCGCTAATTTGAATCAGCGAGTTAAGATTGTGGGGAGTGGCGGACTCTTACTTTTGATCTCATTCATGAAGTACGTTCGCCCAGAACTATTCAGACTGTATAAAGAAAACAGAGAACGTCAAATTCAATTCATCAACAAGGTCATCAACGAACATCGCATACATCATGATTCTGAACATCCTCGAGATTTCATTGACGTCTACTTGACTGAAATTGAGAAGAATAAAGAGAGTTTGCAATCACATCTCAATGAGCGAACTCTAATCATAACTACCATGCAACTTTTTGGTGCCGGGTCTGAAACTACTGCAACGACACTCCGATGGGTTATATTATACATGATGGCATATCCTGATATCCAACGCCAGGTTCAACAAGAAATCGACAGCGAAGTTGGCCGCGATCGTCTCCCCAAGCTTTCTGATATTCCAAATCTACCTTTCACCGGAGCTGTATTGTTGGAGATTCAACGCATCGTAACAGCTGTTCCATCTGGCGTGGTTCACACTGCGGCAGAAGCTACCATGCTCAACGGGTACACTATTCCAAAAGGCACATTCCTATTCTCTAATTTGTGGAGCGTGCATCATGACCCCAATCTGTGGAAAGATCCATTTCAATTCAACCCAGCACGCTTTCTTGATCCATCTGGCAATGTTGTCCACCGGCCTGAATTGATACCGTTTTCTACAG GGCGAAGAATCTGCCTGGGAGAGAATCTGGCGAAGATGGAAATCTTCTTGTTCTTTACTCACATGATACATTAA
- the LOC140146689 gene encoding cytochrome P450 2J4-like produces the protein MVWEYISEYFNLRSVLLCSATFLIISWILRRPRNMPPGPWSIPILGSLPYLVLAKYMSPMEPHRLFEATARKYGNIFSLNAFGYHVVVLNSYETIKEAFQNPLLNNRPSNILEDIEPGVASASGESWKQQRRFALSTLRGFGVGKRSFEEQISEETKALLDELKGRQDEPFDLQYLIVNAVSNVICAVIFGQRYEYTDEDFKELLANLNQQVEIIGSGGLLLFIPFMKYVRPELFRLYTENRERQIRFINKIIDEHRIDHDPEHPRDFIDVCLTEIDKNNEGLQSSLHLNERTLSSTIMQLFGAGSETTATTLRWVILYMMAYPDIQRQVQQEIDSEVGRDRLPKLSDIPNLPFTGAVLLEIQRIVTAVPSGVVHTAAEATMLNGYTIPNDTFLFSNLWSVHHDPNLWKDPFQFKPARFLDPSGNVVHRPELIPFSTGRRICLGENLAKMEIFLFFTHMIHQFTFIAPNDSSNVSFEGISGLTYQPKPFEAVVMPRQ, from the exons ATGGTTTGGGAATACATCTCTGAGTACTTTAATCTGCGTTCAGTTCTGTTATGTTCTGCAACATTCCTCATTATATCATGGATCTTGAGACGACCACGCAACATGCCACCGGGACCATGGAGTATCCCGATTCTCGGGTCACTGCCGTACCTTGTACTTGCTAAGTACATGTCTCCAATGGAACCACACCGATTGTTCGAGGCTACTGCACGCAAATACGGAAATATTTTCAGCCTGAATGCATTTGGTTATCATGTCGTTGTGTTGAATTCCTACGAAACCATCAAAGAAGCGTTTCAGAATCCACTGCTGAATAATAGACCAAGTAATATACTTGAAGATATCGAACCTG GAGTTGCTTCAGCTTCCGGTGAATCATGGAAACAACAGCGGCGCTTTGCATTGAGTACCTTACGTGGTTTTGGCGTTGGAAAGAGAAGCTTCGAAGAGCAGATATCGGAGGAGACCAAAGCTCTCCTGGATGAATTAAAAGGACGTCAAGATGAACCATTTGATCTTCAATATTTAATCGTGAATGCTGTATCGAATGTGATATGTGCGGTGATTTTTGGTCAACGCTATGAATACACGGATGAAGATTTTAAAGAACTTCTCGCCAATTTGAATCAGCAAGTAGAGATTATAGGGAGTGGCGGACTCTTACTGTTTATCCCTTTCATGAAGTACGTTCGCCCAGAACTATTCAGATTGTATACAGAAAACAGGGAACGTCAAATTCGATTCATCAACAAGATTATCGATGAGCATCGCATAGATCATGATCCTGAACATCCTCGAGATTTCATCGACGTCTGCTTGACtgaaattgacaaaaataatGAGGGTCTTCAGTCATCACTGCATCTCAATGAGCGAACGCTGAGCTCCACCATCATGCAACTTTTCGGCGCCGGGTCCGAAACTACTGCAACGACACTCCGATGGGTTATATTATACATGATGGCATATCCTGATATCCAACGCCAGGTTCAACAAGAAATCGACAGCGAAGTTGGCCGCGATCGTCTCCCCAAGCTTTCTGATATTCCAAATCTTCCTTTCACCGGAGCTGTATTGTTGGAGATTCAACGCATCGTAACAGCTGTTCCATCTGGCGTGGTTCACACTGCGGCAGAAGCTACCATGCTCAACGGGTACACTATTCCAAACGACACTTTCCTGTTCTCTAATTTGTGGAGCGTGCATCATGACCCCAATCTGTGGAAAGATCCATTTCAATTCAAACCAGCACGTTTTCTTGATCCATCTGGCAATGTTGTCCACCGGCCTGAATTGATACCGTTTTCTACAG GGCGAAGAATCTGCCTCGGAGAGAATCTGGCTAAGATGGAAATCTTCTTGTTCTTTACTCACATGATACATCAGTTCACATTCATAGCACCAAATGATTCTTCCAATGTTTCATTTGAAGGTATCTCGGGTCTTACCTACCAACCAAAACCATTCGAAGCTGTTGTCATGCCAAGACAATAG